The proteins below come from a single Candidatus Kirkpatrickella diaphorinae genomic window:
- a CDS encoding thiamine phosphate synthase — translation MVRKCDFSLYVGLDLPVLTLSRVVSAAQEAIDGGATAIQLREETNDTARMITAGLALKSVLDERQIPLIVNESLDAALAIGASGVQFRTRAKLIPEARRRLGEKALIGLTTFNAAEAASADPELIDFIGTGPVYETAGMPDWVTPIGCSGLKAFVDRCRMPVVALGGTDVPHIADVLNTGVSGIGVPISVLTPEKVTEELRLYAQSIADYRRLTIG, via the coding sequence GTGGTGAGGAAATGCGATTTTTCGCTATATGTGGGGCTTGATCTTCCCGTTTTGACACTCAGCAGGGTGGTCTCCGCCGCGCAGGAGGCTATTGATGGCGGGGCGACCGCCATACAGCTTCGGGAAGAAACCAACGACACGGCGCGCATGATCACCGCTGGGCTCGCCTTGAAATCCGTTCTGGATGAGCGCCAAATCCCTCTGATCGTCAATGAATCCCTTGATGCGGCGCTGGCAATTGGCGCGAGCGGGGTCCAGTTTCGCACCCGGGCCAAGCTTATCCCGGAAGCGCGACGCCGATTGGGGGAAAAAGCCTTGATCGGCCTGACGACGTTCAATGCCGCGGAAGCCGCTTCTGCCGACCCGGAATTAATCGATTTTATCGGGACGGGTCCGGTTTATGAAACGGCAGGTATGCCGGATTGGGTGACGCCGATCGGGTGCAGCGGTCTCAAAGCCTTCGTTGATCGATGCCGAATGCCGGTTGTCGCCCTGGGCGGCACAGATGTGCCGCATATTGCTGACGTGCTGAATACCGGGGTGAGTGGCATCGGCGTCCCGATCTCCGTCCTCACGCCTGAAAAAGTGACGGAAGAGTTGCGGCTTTACGCGCAGTCCATCGCGGATTACCGGCGTCTCACCATAGGCTGA
- a CDS encoding helix-turn-helix domain-containing protein — protein MSESTKTPSAAGPIDAHVGARIRLRRMLLRMSQEKLGAALGLTFQQVQKYERGTNKVGASRLYEMSKILRVPIGFFFDDMQGKVEQSASLGYSSGFRETSAGFRAFASADSVKTNEDLHILAKRETLELMRAYYRIPDAEVRKRVMDLIKTLSEQAAAAAE, from the coding sequence ATGAGTGAAAGCACAAAAACCCCGTCTGCGGCTGGTCCGATTGATGCTCACGTCGGGGCTCGCATCCGCTTGAGGCGTATGCTTCTGCGCATGTCGCAGGAGAAACTTGGGGCCGCCCTCGGTCTGACCTTTCAACAGGTCCAGAAATATGAGCGCGGTACAAACAAGGTGGGTGCCAGCCGACTCTATGAGATGTCTAAAATCCTTCGCGTGCCCATCGGGTTCTTTTTTGATGATATGCAGGGAAAGGTGGAGCAATCCGCCTCACTCGGCTATTCCTCCGGTTTCCGGGAGACGTCGGCAGGTTTCCGTGCCTTCGCTTCAGCGGACAGTGTCAAGACCAATGAGGATCTGCACATCCTTGCCAAGCGGGAAACGCTGGAGTTGATGCGCGCTTATTACCGCATACCGGATGCGGAAGTGCGCAAGCGCGTCATGGACCTCATCAAAACTTTATCTGAACAGGCCGCCGCCGCCGCGGAGTGA
- the mazF gene encoding endoribonuclease MazF produces MAAWVPDCGDIVWLAFDPQAGREQSGRRPAIVLSPASYNGKAGMILCCPTTTKIKSYPFEVPLKGAPASVALADQIRSLDWRARRAKLKGRVSHEELEAIRERVRLLVG; encoded by the coding sequence ATGGCCGCATGGGTGCCGGATTGCGGCGACATTGTGTGGCTCGCCTTTGACCCTCAGGCGGGACGGGAACAATCAGGCCGCCGCCCAGCCATCGTGCTATCACCCGCCAGCTATAATGGGAAGGCTGGCATGATTTTATGTTGTCCCACAACGACGAAAATCAAATCCTACCCTTTTGAAGTCCCGCTAAAGGGGGCGCCAGCCAGCGTGGCGCTGGCCGATCAGATCCGCAGCCTCGATTGGCGCGCCCGACGCGCAAAACTGAAAGGCCGCGTGTCACATGAGGAACTTGAGGCGATCCGGGAGCGTGTGCGGCTACTCGTAGGTTAA
- a CDS encoding Fur family transcriptional regulator, translating to MSSRNESIIERLCIDHGLKMTGQRRVIAKVLSEAEDHPDVEELYRRASSLDRRISIATVYRTVRLLEEKGILERRNFGGNRARYEASEPEDHRHYHIIDIDTGHVVEFEDAAHRDMIRDIAEKLGFDLVSHRLELFGRRIPASGRKKQSGETI from the coding sequence ATGTCATCCAGGAACGAGTCAATCATAGAGCGGCTTTGTATCGATCATGGCCTCAAAATGACGGGTCAGCGTCGCGTCATTGCCAAGGTTCTCTCGGAGGCCGAAGATCACCCCGACGTTGAAGAGCTTTATCGGCGTGCATCGTCTCTCGACCGGCGTATATCCATCGCGACAGTCTACCGTACTGTGCGCCTGCTTGAGGAAAAAGGCATCCTTGAGCGACGGAATTTCGGCGGTAATCGCGCGCGTTATGAGGCGAGTGAGCCCGAGGATCACCGGCATTATCATATCATTGATATCGATACGGGTCATGTTGTTGAATTTGAGGATGCGGCGCATCGCGACATGATACGTGACATCGCCGAGAAACTCGGTTTCGACCTCGTTTCCCACCGCCTTGAATTGTTCGGACGGCGGATTCCGGCTTCCGGGCGGAAGAAGCAATCGGGTGAGACAATATGA
- a CDS encoding AbrB/MazE/SpoVT family DNA-binding domain-containing protein gives MRSVVRKWGNSAAIRLPAHLLESTGLLINQTVDVLREDGRIIIQAAQPEPLSLNNLVDAITEDNRHDEADFGPGIDKEVW, from the coding sequence ATGCGATCAGTCGTGCGGAAATGGGGCAATAGTGCCGCGATACGCCTGCCCGCGCACCTGCTTGAGTCCACGGGCCTCCTCATCAATCAAACGGTGGATGTTTTGAGGGAGGACGGGCGCATTATTATACAGGCTGCCCAGCCAGAACCATTATCCCTCAACAATCTCGTTGACGCGATCACGGAAGATAATCGTCACGATGAGGCGGATTTCGGCCCCGGGATTGATAAAGAGGTTTGGTAA
- a CDS encoding Trm112 family protein, translating to MSQNPDIFDVELLDILICPLTRTSLTYNAETQELISAAAKKAYPIRDGIPVMLPEEARTLD from the coding sequence ATGAGCCAGAATCCAGATATTTTTGATGTCGAACTCCTCGACATCCTCATCTGCCCCTTGACGCGGACCTCACTGACGTACAATGCCGAAACGCAGGAACTCATCAGCGCGGCGGCAAAAAAGGCCTATCCCATCCGCGATGGTATCCCCGTCATGCTGCCGGAAGAAGCGCGAACACTGGATTGA
- a CDS encoding MucR family transcriptional regulator, protein MKSPASDVSLHALTAQIISAYVSNNEIEGEEMMALIKSVHLVMMALARKENEEAKPVPAVYPKKSVFPDYIVCLEDGKKLKLLRRHLHTVYKMTPQQYRERWDLPPEYPMVAPNYANHRSQLARRIGLGHRR, encoded by the coding sequence ATGAAGAGCCCAGCCTCAGACGTGTCGCTCCATGCCTTGACTGCCCAAATAATCTCCGCATACGTCTCGAATAATGAAATCGAAGGCGAGGAAATGATGGCGCTCATCAAGTCGGTGCACCTCGTGATGATGGCACTCGCCCGTAAAGAAAATGAAGAGGCCAAACCTGTACCGGCTGTTTATCCTAAAAAATCCGTCTTCCCGGATTATATTGTTTGCCTGGAGGACGGGAAGAAACTCAAATTACTGCGGCGTCACCTGCACACTGTTTATAAAATGACGCCGCAACAATATCGGGAGCGGTGGGATCTTCCGCCTGAATATCCGATGGTCGCGCCGAATTACGCCAATCATCGCTCTCAACTTGCGCGACGTATCGGTCTGGGCCATCGCCGCTGA
- the rimI gene encoding ribosomal protein S18-alanine N-acetyltransferase: MRVWPVDAVGPEAARALSDLHEACFPSGEAWSAPNIRNLLAMPGCCAWVVATHDGLAGLVIARKALDEAEILTLCVAPDYRRRGVAQSLLKRMSESMKHAKVEKIFLEVRADNAAARTLYTSAGYSRCGFRANYYSDGSNAIVMCANLSDSL; this comes from the coding sequence ATGAGGGTCTGGCCTGTTGACGCGGTCGGCCCGGAAGCCGCCAGGGCACTTTCAGACCTGCATGAAGCGTGTTTTCCGAGTGGGGAAGCGTGGTCAGCTCCGAATATAAGAAATCTGCTGGCTATGCCGGGATGTTGCGCCTGGGTGGTCGCGACCCATGACGGTTTGGCCGGTTTGGTCATTGCGCGGAAAGCGCTGGATGAAGCGGAAATTCTGACTCTTTGCGTCGCGCCGGATTATCGACGCCGCGGCGTTGCGCAATCTCTCCTCAAGAGAATGTCCGAGTCGATGAAACACGCCAAAGTGGAAAAGATTTTCCTCGAAGTGCGTGCCGACAACGCGGCGGCGAGAACGCTCTATACGTCGGCGGGGTATAGTCGGTGCGGCTTCCGGGCAAATTACTATAGTGACGGTAGCAACGCCATCGTAATGTGCGCTAATTTGTCAGACAGTCTCTGA
- a CDS encoding fused DSP-PTPase phosphatase/NAD kinase-like protein: MFDRPMTTSRNRLRAWIDSIFLDHAIFRLLWTNHAPIIDGAFYRCNHPTPRRLRRLKSRLGIKTLINLRGHRKCGSDALSRWAAAELGIKLIDMAFESRGAPHRDRILRFHEIYQSVETPVLLHCKSGADRAGLAAGLIIMFRGGTASEALEQLHWRFGHFKHARTGVLDAFFHLYQRQAEGRLSFMEWVRHEYDEDGLRASFRAAGLSSFLTDNVLRRE; the protein is encoded by the coding sequence GTGTTTGACCGTCCAATGACGACGAGCAGGAACCGCCTGCGTGCCTGGATCGACAGTATATTCCTTGATCATGCCATTTTTCGGCTGCTCTGGACGAATCACGCCCCCATCATCGACGGGGCGTTCTATCGATGCAATCACCCCACGCCGCGGCGATTGCGGCGCCTTAAATCGCGACTCGGCATCAAAACGCTCATTAATCTCCGTGGTCACCGGAAATGCGGCTCGGACGCTTTATCCCGATGGGCGGCGGCGGAGTTAGGGATCAAACTGATTGACATGGCTTTTGAAAGTCGCGGCGCGCCACACAGAGACCGTATTTTGCGATTTCACGAGATTTATCAATCCGTCGAGACGCCTGTGCTGTTGCACTGCAAATCCGGTGCTGACCGTGCAGGGCTGGCGGCGGGGTTGATCATCATGTTCAGAGGCGGGACGGCGTCAGAGGCTCTTGAACAGCTTCATTGGCGTTTCGGGCATTTTAAACATGCGCGTACCGGGGTGCTTGATGCTTTTTTCCATCTCTATCAGCGTCAGGCCGAGGGACGCCTCAGCTTTATGGAATGGGTCAGGCACGAATATGACGAGGACGGACTTCGCGCGTCCTTCCGGGCAGCGGGGCTGAGCAGCTTTCTCACCGACAACGTTTTACGCCGGGAGTAG
- a CDS encoding glycosyltransferase family 61 protein — MQFGEAKSVDTLSLERRDIVVLPETSLPAPVEAFPGQNFDNFDRGLLPYHARRDAAAGNICFSPLTLSLYMLQNAFLVIAPQLNGVILTENCEIVEEPSCFRQRELTCPGMAFPTFPRHAAFSHAFAGFDRSTSNHYHWLLYAISKSCVARPFLPRATPILLPDAEACLEPHRPVLPRGYHHETLRVSGLLPHVTPVSQGIYPVRRLYFMWHTPKMPELYLRVPQVQAEFDRFTTPRAAFLPKRFFISRAQSADQRISAQDQTVIDIVLAAHEIATVSLDDMDVSTQIALFRGAELIIAPHGAGLANLAFARPGTAVLELNRQLDGQPHLRNCFYLLSAMRGLRYAMIDLSDAPLTIFQLQEALRRVSQR; from the coding sequence ATGCAATTTGGAGAAGCGAAATCTGTCGATACGCTCTCACTTGAACGCAGGGATATCGTTGTCCTTCCTGAAACATCTCTCCCGGCACCTGTTGAAGCATTTCCCGGACAGAATTTCGACAATTTTGACCGGGGCCTTTTACCTTATCACGCGCGACGAGACGCGGCGGCGGGGAATATATGTTTTTCCCCGCTGACCCTTTCCCTCTATATGTTGCAAAATGCTTTTCTCGTCATCGCGCCACAACTTAACGGGGTGATCCTGACGGAAAATTGTGAGATCGTGGAAGAGCCCTCCTGTTTCCGTCAGAGGGAACTGACTTGCCCTGGCATGGCCTTCCCGACATTTCCGCGTCATGCAGCTTTCAGCCACGCTTTTGCCGGGTTTGATCGCAGCACGTCCAACCATTATCACTGGCTGCTCTATGCGATTTCCAAAAGCTGCGTGGCGCGACCCTTTCTGCCGCGCGCCACACCGATCTTGCTGCCGGATGCGGAAGCCTGCCTCGAACCCCATCGCCCTGTCCTGCCACGCGGCTATCATCATGAGACATTGCGTGTTTCGGGGTTGCTCCCTCATGTGACGCCGGTTTCTCAGGGGATCTACCCGGTGCGGCGACTTTATTTTATGTGGCACACACCCAAAATGCCGGAGCTTTATCTGCGTGTCCCGCAGGTGCAGGCGGAATTTGACCGCTTCACAACGCCGCGCGCCGCTTTTCTGCCAAAGCGGTTTTTTATCTCCCGTGCGCAATCGGCTGATCAGCGTATTTCCGCGCAGGACCAGACGGTGATTGACATTGTGCTGGCGGCGCACGAAATCGCGACGGTCAGTCTTGATGATATGGATGTATCAACGCAGATCGCGCTTTTCCGCGGGGCGGAACTCATCATCGCGCCCCATGGGGCGGGCCTGGCCAATCTCGCCTTTGCCCGGCCCGGCACAGCCGTGCTGGAACTGAACCGCCAACTGGACGGGCAGCCTCATCTGCGCAACTGCTTCTACCTCCTCTCCGCCATGCGCGGGTTGCGTTATGCCATGATTGATCTCTCCGACGCGCCACTTACGATTTTCCAGCTTCAGGAAGCCTTGCGCCGCGTGTCGCAAAGGTAA
- a CDS encoding tetratricopeptide repeat protein, whose amino-acid sequence MTMIIGGNTQPGAGDPTAQGGTSSAPGAMIVDADQANFMAEAIDASRERPVLVDFWAPWCGPCKELTPVLEKVVTAAQGRVKLVKLDVEANAALAAQLVQIGLPLQSIPLVAVFYKGQVLDIMQGAQRESDVKRFVENILKSTGAEMPSAELLAAGQQALQAQNGAEAAGHFSSLLEVEPENPEGWAGLIRAMLVLDDVEGAEEAASQVPDTIAEHAAILAAKSSIDVHREGRAAAAQLDHLRAEIAKAPENRELQLQLAGALNGAGARREAAATLLELISADQNWKEGAAKTELLRLFEAWGGADPLTREMRRELSSILFS is encoded by the coding sequence ATGACGATGATCATCGGGGGCAACACGCAGCCGGGCGCTGGCGACCCGACGGCGCAAGGCGGCACATCATCAGCACCAGGCGCCATGATTGTCGATGCGGATCAGGCAAACTTCATGGCGGAAGCCATTGATGCCAGCCGGGAGCGCCCCGTCCTCGTTGATTTCTGGGCCCCATGGTGCGGCCCCTGCAAAGAGCTGACACCGGTGCTTGAGAAAGTGGTGACCGCCGCGCAGGGCCGCGTGAAGCTCGTCAAACTGGATGTTGAAGCAAATGCCGCTCTGGCCGCCCAGCTCGTTCAGATCGGGCTGCCCCTGCAATCCATTCCCCTTGTCGCGGTTTTTTACAAGGGCCAGGTGTTGGACATCATGCAGGGCGCGCAGCGGGAGAGCGACGTCAAGCGTTTCGTCGAGAATATCCTGAAGTCAACCGGCGCGGAAATGCCCAGCGCGGAACTTTTAGCGGCCGGTCAGCAGGCATTACAGGCGCAGAATGGTGCGGAGGCCGCCGGGCATTTCAGCAGTCTCCTTGAGGTCGAGCCCGAAAATCCGGAGGGTTGGGCGGGCCTGATACGCGCCATGTTGGTCCTTGACGACGTGGAAGGCGCGGAGGAGGCCGCATCCCAGGTGCCCGACACCATTGCGGAGCACGCCGCCATCCTTGCCGCGAAATCCTCCATTGACGTCCATCGGGAGGGCCGGGCAGCGGCGGCGCAACTTGATCATCTACGCGCGGAGATTGCCAAGGCGCCTGAAAATAGAGAGCTTCAGTTACAACTCGCCGGCGCGCTTAATGGCGCCGGGGCGCGGCGGGAAGCGGCTGCAACATTGCTGGAGCTCATCAGCGCGGACCAGAATTGGAAGGAGGGCGCGGCTAAAACCGAGCTTCTTCGTCTTTTTGAAGCCTGGGGCGGCGCGGACCCGCTGACACGGGAAATGCGACGTGAGCTTTCTTCCATTCTGTTTTCATGA
- a CDS encoding GNAT family N-acetyltransferase, producing the protein MLISDGARNPPAGSLSTLDLSRDSLPELRAGALGVRIAENKAEREAAQALRYRVFFEEMGAHPSAAALKSRRDVDDFDDIADHLLVIDHDISSGAEGVVGTYRLLRSDAAAKIGRFYTSGEYDISVLTDFPGRLLEVGRSCVDQRYRGRAAMQLLWRGIASYIFLHRIDVLFGCASLPGTDPSTKAQELTYLYHNHLAPPALRIRALPERYVSMQLTDPHSLDHRKCLARLPPLIKGYLRLGGFVGDGAVVDAQFNTTDIAVLVKSELLADKYYRHYERRLRDALE; encoded by the coding sequence ATGCTGATTTCGGATGGTGCGCGCAACCCGCCAGCCGGGTCTCTCTCCACTCTGGACCTGTCACGTGATTCCCTGCCGGAATTACGGGCGGGCGCGCTGGGCGTGCGGATCGCGGAAAACAAAGCGGAACGTGAGGCGGCGCAGGCGCTGCGTTATCGCGTCTTTTTTGAGGAAATGGGCGCGCATCCCAGCGCGGCAGCCCTCAAATCGCGCCGGGACGTGGATGATTTCGACGATATTGCCGATCACCTCCTCGTCATTGATCATGATATTTCTTCAGGGGCGGAAGGCGTTGTCGGGACTTATCGTCTTCTACGCAGCGATGCAGCCGCGAAAATCGGGCGTTTTTACACGTCTGGCGAGTACGATATCTCGGTTCTGACGGATTTTCCGGGGCGCCTTCTTGAAGTCGGACGCTCCTGCGTTGATCAGCGTTACCGGGGGCGGGCCGCGATGCAGCTTCTCTGGCGCGGCATTGCCTCCTATATCTTCCTGCATCGCATCGACGTCCTGTTTGGTTGCGCCAGTCTGCCCGGCACGGACCCGTCGACCAAAGCGCAGGAGCTCACCTATCTCTATCATAACCACCTTGCCCCGCCTGCACTCCGCATCCGCGCCCTGCCGGAGCGTTATGTTTCCATGCAACTGACGGACCCGCATAGTCTGGACCATCGCAAGTGCCTCGCGCGCCTGCCGCCTTTAATCAAAGGCTATCTGCGTCTTGGCGGGTTTGTCGGTGATGGGGCGGTGGTGGATGCGCAGTTCAACACGACGGATATTGCCGTCCTCGTCAAAAGTGAACTTCTCGCGGATAAATATTACCGCCATTATGAGCGTCGGCTACGGGATGCCCTGGAATAA
- the lnt gene encoding apolipoprotein N-acyltransferase, producing the protein MSGPEASKLRRYRPAFICFLSGLFAATAYPPLYFLPGLICGVWLLYGCARQAASWRQAAFNGLVFGFGLNLGGLYWLTHAVLMGGRQFWWAVPLATPGCALILAPFAAVPSLLARRFSSGWGSILIFAGSWTLADMSRIFLFSGFPWNPLGADLTFPGDAGTVLTQIASVIGVDGLTFCLILTSAALFRVRRSLYVAALLWMFIAIYGYERVHHLSLLPVQNPALVLVQNNVSEDHILSRDESGEVLQRSLMLTREGISIAHALFPDRDAVYAWPESGFPGLLDEAPFARRQIAHAAGGSWGIIGSDRRDEAGQWYNSAMALDGEGEIAATYDKSRLVPFGEYQPRFLPFNIMPGQFRPGPGLRTWQLPQLGRVAPLVCYEVVFSGQVVTNPRPNWMLNLTNDAWFGASAGPWQHLMAVRLRAVEEGVPIAQVANTGLTAIFDAAGRKTGAIPPDKADILVAPLPSPVKKTPFAIFGRSIPIFICLLAFLIALLTIRNARKRKSSEGKFRSPSNLESRSRSHE; encoded by the coding sequence TTGTCCGGACCTGAAGCCTCAAAACTGCGTCGATATCGTCCCGCATTCATCTGCTTCCTCTCCGGCCTTTTCGCCGCGACAGCCTACCCGCCTCTTTATTTTCTCCCCGGGCTTATTTGCGGCGTGTGGCTTCTCTACGGGTGCGCGCGGCAGGCGGCCTCATGGCGGCAAGCCGCTTTTAACGGGCTGGTTTTCGGGTTTGGCCTTAATCTCGGCGGACTTTACTGGCTGACACATGCCGTATTGATGGGCGGACGGCAATTCTGGTGGGCGGTGCCGCTGGCGACGCCCGGCTGTGCGCTGATCCTGGCGCCATTCGCGGCGGTGCCAAGCCTGCTGGCCCGAAGATTCTCCTCTGGCTGGGGCAGTATCCTTATTTTTGCGGGCAGTTGGACATTGGCCGATATGTCCCGCATCTTCCTCTTTTCCGGTTTTCCGTGGAATCCGCTGGGGGCTGATCTCACCTTTCCCGGCGATGCGGGCACCGTCCTAACGCAGATCGCCAGCGTCATCGGTGTCGATGGGCTGACATTCTGCCTCATCCTCACCAGCGCTGCGCTTTTTCGCGTGCGGCGGTCTCTCTATGTTGCTGCGTTATTGTGGATGTTCATCGCGATATATGGTTATGAGCGCGTGCATCATCTGTCGCTTCTTCCCGTTCAGAATCCCGCGCTCGTCCTTGTGCAGAATAATGTGAGCGAAGATCACATCCTCTCCCGCGATGAAAGCGGGGAAGTCCTGCAACGCTCCTTGATGCTGACTCGGGAGGGCATCTCCATCGCGCACGCCCTCTTCCCTGACCGTGACGCCGTTTATGCCTGGCCGGAATCGGGCTTTCCCGGCCTGCTGGATGAGGCACCCTTCGCCCGTCGTCAGATCGCGCATGCGGCGGGGGGAAGTTGGGGGATCATTGGCAGCGATCGACGCGATGAAGCGGGCCAGTGGTACAACAGCGCCATGGCGCTTGATGGTGAGGGTGAGATCGCGGCGACTTATGACAAATCCCGCCTCGTGCCCTTTGGGGAATATCAGCCGCGCTTTCTACCCTTCAACATCATGCCGGGGCAGTTCCGGCCGGGCCCGGGGCTGCGCACATGGCAGTTACCGCAATTGGGGCGCGTTGCGCCGCTCGTCTGCTACGAGGTTGTCTTTTCCGGCCAGGTGGTCACAAATCCGCGACCAAACTGGATGTTGAACCTGACAAATGATGCATGGTTCGGCGCCAGTGCTGGGCCCTGGCAGCATTTAATGGCCGTGCGCCTGCGTGCTGTTGAAGAGGGGGTGCCGATTGCGCAGGTCGCCAATACGGGGCTGACAGCCATTTTTGACGCAGCAGGAAGGAAGACTGGGGCGATTCCACCGGACAAGGCTGATATATTGGTTGCACCGCTGCCATCTCCGGTAAAAAAAACGCCGTTCGCGATTTTTGGTCGATCAATACCTATCTTTATTTGTTTATTGGCCTTTCTTATTGCTTTGCTAACGATTAGAAATGCTAGGAAGCGAAAATCGTCCGAAGGGAAGTTCCGCTCCCCTTCCAACTTGGAAAGCAGGTCGCGCAGTCATGAGTGA
- the thiC gene encoding phosphomethylpyrimidine synthase ThiC, which yields MTQQDAHATLENAAIVADDAKASSEKFSNSQPLSTGPLPASRRIYVAGTRHAQINVPMREIEVHPTAGEPPLRVYDTSGPYTDPEARIDIKSGLPRFRTDWVIKRGDVESYDGRIVQAADNGFAKGAQLTPSFPVINRPLRARNGRAVTQRAYARAGIITPEMEFVAIRENLGRQKMEGAMPEAGAARAAQNFGAAIPDVITPEFVRDEIACGRAIIPANINHPEAEPMIIGRNFLVKINANIGNSAIASSMEEEVDKMVWATRWGADTVMDLSTGRNIHNIREWIIRNSPVPIGTVPLYQALEKVNGVAEDLSWDVYRDTLLEQAEQGVDYMTIHAGLRLHHIPLTVPRIAGIVSRGGSIMAKWCLHHHCESFLYTHFEEICEIARAYDVSFSLGDGLRPGAIADANDAAQFAELETLGELAKIAAAKDCQVMVEGPGHVPMHKIRENMTKQLAICDEAPFYTLGPLTTDIAPGYDHITSAIGAAMIGWFGTAVLCYVTPKEHLGLPDRQDVKTGVITYKLAAHAADLAKGHPAAQMRDDAVSRARFEFRWEDQFNLSLDPETARDFHDQTLPKDAHKLAHFCSMCGPKFCSMRISHDIRADAQKEGLASMAARYQENGDLYMVQNGSFD from the coding sequence ATGACCCAACAAGACGCGCACGCAACCCTTGAAAATGCCGCCATCGTGGCTGATGACGCCAAGGCTTCATCCGAGAAATTCAGCAATTCCCAACCGCTTTCGACCGGGCCATTGCCTGCGTCACGGCGCATCTATGTCGCGGGTACGCGCCATGCGCAGATCAACGTGCCCATGCGGGAGATTGAAGTGCACCCGACAGCGGGGGAACCCCCTTTGCGGGTCTATGATACGTCCGGCCCTTACACGGATCCTGAAGCAAGGATCGATATCAAATCCGGGCTTCCGCGCTTCCGAACGGACTGGGTCATCAAGCGTGGCGACGTCGAATCTTATGATGGCCGTATCGTGCAGGCGGCGGATAATGGTTTCGCCAAAGGGGCGCAGCTCACACCTTCTTTCCCGGTGATCAACCGGCCTTTACGGGCGCGAAACGGTCGGGCCGTGACGCAACGGGCCTATGCGCGGGCCGGGATCATCACGCCGGAGATGGAATTCGTCGCGATCCGGGAAAATCTCGGGCGGCAGAAGATGGAAGGTGCAATGCCGGAGGCAGGTGCAGCACGCGCGGCGCAGAATTTCGGCGCCGCCATCCCGGATGTCATCACGCCTGAATTTGTGCGTGACGAAATTGCGTGTGGGCGGGCGATCATCCCGGCCAATATCAATCACCCGGAAGCGGAACCAATGATTATCGGCCGCAATTTCCTCGTCAAAATCAATGCGAATATCGGTAATTCCGCCATTGCCTCCTCCATGGAGGAGGAGGTCGATAAAATGGTCTGGGCCACGCGTTGGGGGGCGGATACGGTGATGGATCTCTCGACCGGGCGGAATATCCATAATATCCGGGAATGGATCATCCGAAATTCCCCGGTGCCCATCGGCACCGTGCCGCTTTATCAGGCGCTGGAAAAAGTGAATGGTGTGGCGGAAGATCTCTCCTGGGACGTCTATCGCGACACATTGCTGGAACAGGCGGAGCAGGGCGTCGATTATATGACGATTCATGCGGGTCTCCGGCTGCATCACATCCCGCTGACCGTGCCACGCATCGCGGGGATCGTTTCACGCGGCGGGTCGATCATGGCGAAATGGTGCCTGCATCATCATTGTGAGAGCTTCCTTTACACGCATTTTGAGGAGATCTGCGAGATCGCCCGTGCCTATGACGTCAGCTTCTCACTGGGCGACGGGTTGCGCCCGGGCGCAATTGCCGACGCCAATGACGCCGCGCAATTCGCTGAGCTTGAGACGTTGGGGGAACTCGCAAAAATCGCCGCCGCAAAAGATTGTCAGGTGATGGTCGAGGGGCCGGGCCACGTCCCCATGCATAAAATCCGGGAGAATATGACGAAGCAGCTCGCCATTTGTGATGAAGCACCTTTTTACACATTGGGCCCTCTCACAACCGATATCGCGCCGGGATATGATCATATCACCTCCGCGATCGGCGCGGCGATGATCGGTTGGTTTGGGACGGCCGTGCTGTGTTACGTCACCCCGAAAGAGCATCTCGGATTGCCGGATCGTCAGGATGTCAAAACGGGCGTCATCACCTATAAACTGGCGGCCCATGCAGCGGATTTGGCGAAGGGGCACCCCGCGGCACAGATGCGGGATGACGCCGTCTCACGCGCGCGCTTCGAGTTCCGATGGGAGGATCAGTTCAATCTTTCCCTCGACCCGGAGACGGCACGTGATTTCCATGACCAGACCCTCCCGAAAGATGCGCATAAGCTGGCGCATTTCTGCTCCATGTGCGGGCCGAAATTCTGCTCCATGCGGATTTCCCACGATATTCGCGCCGACGCCCAGAAAGAGGGGCTGGCCTCCATGGCCGCGCGCTATCAGGAAAATGGCGACCTCTATATGGTGCAGAACGGGTCATTTGACTGA